Proteins co-encoded in one Paraburkholderia edwinii genomic window:
- a CDS encoding YhdP family protein, which translates to MSERNLPAERHDVGRVRHDSGGDHVVLRHTLHFVLGVALVAYFLTLLLVLGLRYVVLPQVESFRPRIEAAISEKIHAQLSIGKLTPHWISFQPGVEVSDLTIRDRNGHVALSIPHATATVSWSTLWKLKPILSSLIVDQPDLLVERNDDGTLSVAGVPLPTGHTGNDTFSTWLLRQQAMILRGGTLRWRDAQKNVPEIALQNIRLAILNDGDEHRFALQAPADGKVLSGPLDFRAHFKNARTGAMGKPINWSGSAYLSTGPVDLPMLARYIDFPITTYAGRIDNAIWLEFSEGRILSATGELTGSDIALRVRPTQPKLDVPVARFSWTFAHEADEYTLQLHNLRAELGQPPLTDGTPVTRALAFSTLDGRFRKQSIQHGQLIRFTGDRVDLGILAEFSRALPLPRRLLNSLVRFNPRGIVSDYTIEVERDKPESGEAATERAEVGAEPIIHYTFKGNLQGISVAAQEPPPGLTARGHPRAGIPGFENLWGSIDANEKQGSITLDTRKAAITLPGVFDDPRLTFDRLQGKGTWTVAPTIAAGDKHRAFKVDVSELTVANEDTVAKASASYSNVGHGRGSLDLDATFEQAKVARIVRYLPTSISEKLRLYLGHGLQAGMSRGGTIQIHGNLEKFPYARDPKAGVFRIVAPFTGGRFDPTPFPPRTLRNGAPSIWPGFEGIDGVFSLKENVLRFDVDRGHYKGVKVNKVTGKIDDLADRSKGLVITGTGRGPLSDMLDYVDDSSIGIITKHITRKVKAEGPAALALKLTVPRAPLDPHAPRPKVGVAGAITFENNRLAMEKVPPLSQLTGKVHFTERTAQVDNLAGHFFGGDIHANGGLKENGTYAVDLNGHVALEAARELDLRGLAPQVLSHIQGGAPYALSVRGAKGRLPEVSGHSDLTGLALDFPAPFNKPAGTPMPLSFSFKPPANGENGAAGAGGSNTVNSGGDGSGNSAADSGLERADLNIGPIAATYLLRGEPHQMPKVVRGAIGVNRPADLPSEGVAATIDLDTLDADAWRALFIQMRNANQGVAPVPPSETTAQFIPNRFALHIGTLTLLKRHWESVVVGASHYDRTWQANIASNQVSGHVSWLPGATRESPGTLQARLARLVIPAATENDLLGPAMQQPAQNMPSIDLVVNELIVRGRDVGRLEVDARNFEEDGVPVWQLDKLDISNPAATFTATANWRTLRDYGAVTDQSTPRRTAVDFKLDVKNAGELLERAGLPRTLKDGEGSLSGKLTWLGGPTRIDYSTLDGNLAVDLRHGQILKVDPGVAKLLGVVSLQSLARFATLNFRDVIGEGLPFSSVTGTSEITDGVGRTNNFKLVTAPARAEMSGSVDLAHETQDLNVRVFPTVSVGAGVVAATIINPLIGLGALVGDIVLSQSLEHAFVLDYAITGSWAKPHVERVHGDRGNMNNVPAAQAAVTQ; encoded by the coding sequence ATGTCCGAGCGAAACCTGCCCGCTGAACGGCACGACGTAGGACGCGTCCGGCACGACAGCGGAGGCGACCATGTGGTGCTGCGGCATACCCTTCACTTCGTGCTGGGCGTCGCGCTTGTCGCGTACTTCCTCACGTTGCTGCTCGTGCTCGGGCTGCGCTATGTCGTGCTGCCGCAAGTCGAATCGTTTCGTCCGCGCATTGAAGCGGCGATCTCCGAAAAAATCCACGCGCAGTTGTCGATCGGTAAGCTGACGCCGCACTGGATCAGCTTCCAGCCCGGTGTCGAAGTCTCCGATCTCACGATTCGCGATCGCAACGGCCATGTCGCCTTGTCGATTCCGCACGCTACCGCGACTGTCTCGTGGAGCACCTTGTGGAAGCTCAAGCCGATTCTCTCGAGCCTCATCGTCGATCAACCCGATCTGCTCGTCGAGCGCAACGACGACGGCACGCTATCGGTGGCCGGCGTGCCACTGCCGACGGGCCATACGGGCAACGACACGTTTTCCACGTGGCTGTTGCGCCAGCAGGCCATGATCCTGCGCGGCGGCACGCTGCGCTGGCGCGACGCGCAGAAGAACGTGCCGGAAATCGCACTGCAGAACATCCGCCTCGCGATTCTTAACGATGGCGACGAACATCGCTTTGCACTGCAGGCGCCCGCCGACGGCAAGGTGTTATCGGGACCGCTCGATTTTCGCGCACATTTCAAAAACGCACGGACCGGCGCGATGGGCAAGCCGATCAACTGGAGCGGCAGCGCGTATCTGTCGACGGGGCCCGTCGACCTGCCGATGCTTGCGCGCTATATCGACTTCCCGATCACAACGTACGCGGGCCGCATCGACAATGCGATCTGGCTCGAGTTTTCGGAAGGGCGAATCCTTTCCGCGACCGGCGAGCTGACGGGCAGCGACATTGCGCTGCGTGTGCGCCCGACCCAGCCGAAGCTCGATGTGCCGGTCGCGCGTTTCTCGTGGACGTTCGCGCACGAAGCCGACGAATACACGCTGCAGCTTCACAACCTGCGGGCGGAGCTCGGCCAGCCGCCGCTGACCGACGGCACACCGGTGACACGCGCGCTCGCATTCAGCACGCTGGACGGCCGCTTTCGCAAGCAGAGCATCCAGCATGGTCAACTGATCCGCTTTACGGGCGATCGCGTCGACCTTGGCATCCTCGCCGAATTCAGCCGCGCGCTGCCGCTGCCGCGGCGTCTGTTGAACAGCCTCGTGCGCTTCAATCCGCGCGGCATCGTGTCGGACTACACGATCGAAGTCGAGCGCGACAAGCCGGAGTCCGGCGAAGCCGCAACCGAACGCGCCGAGGTCGGCGCCGAGCCGATCATCCACTACACGTTCAAGGGCAATCTGCAAGGCATCAGCGTCGCCGCCCAGGAGCCACCGCCAGGGCTGACCGCGCGCGGCCATCCGCGCGCCGGCATTCCGGGCTTCGAAAACCTGTGGGGGTCGATCGACGCGAACGAGAAGCAAGGCTCGATCACGCTCGACACGCGAAAGGCGGCCATTACGTTGCCGGGCGTGTTCGACGACCCACGCCTGACCTTCGACCGCCTGCAGGGCAAAGGCACGTGGACGGTCGCGCCGACCATCGCGGCGGGCGACAAGCACCGGGCGTTCAAGGTCGACGTGTCCGAACTCACGGTCGCGAACGAGGACACCGTCGCGAAGGCCAGCGCGAGCTATTCGAATGTCGGACACGGGCGCGGCTCGCTCGACCTCGACGCGACCTTCGAGCAAGCAAAGGTTGCGCGGATCGTCCGCTATCTGCCGACCAGCATCAGCGAAAAGCTACGCCTGTATCTGGGTCACGGCTTGCAGGCAGGCATGTCGCGCGGCGGCACCATCCAGATCCACGGAAATCTCGAGAAATTCCCGTATGCGCGCGATCCGAAAGCGGGCGTGTTCCGTATCGTCGCGCCGTTTACGGGTGGCCGCTTCGACCCGACGCCGTTCCCGCCGCGCACGCTGAGAAACGGCGCGCCCAGCATCTGGCCGGGCTTCGAAGGCATCGACGGGGTGTTCTCGCTGAAGGAAAACGTGCTGCGCTTCGACGTCGATCGCGGGCACTACAAGGGCGTGAAGGTCAACAAGGTGACGGGCAAGATCGACGATCTCGCCGACCGCTCGAAGGGGCTCGTCATCACCGGCACCGGGCGCGGGCCGCTGTCGGACATGCTCGACTACGTCGACGACAGCTCGATCGGCATCATCACGAAGCACATCACGCGCAAGGTGAAGGCCGAGGGCCCGGCCGCGCTCGCGCTGAAGCTGACCGTGCCGCGTGCGCCGCTCGACCCGCACGCGCCGCGGCCGAAGGTCGGCGTCGCGGGCGCGATCACCTTCGAGAACAACCGGCTCGCGATGGAAAAGGTGCCGCCGCTGTCGCAACTGACGGGCAAGGTGCACTTCACCGAGCGCACCGCGCAGGTCGACAATCTCGCGGGGCACTTTTTCGGCGGCGATATTCATGCGAACGGCGGACTCAAGGAGAACGGCACCTACGCGGTCGATCTGAATGGGCACGTCGCGCTCGAGGCGGCGCGAGAGCTCGATCTGCGCGGACTCGCGCCGCAGGTGCTAAGCCACATCCAGGGTGGCGCACCGTACGCGCTCAGCGTACGCGGCGCGAAGGGCCGGCTGCCCGAAGTGTCGGGGCACTCAGATCTGACCGGCCTTGCGCTCGACTTCCCCGCGCCGTTCAACAAGCCCGCCGGCACGCCAATGCCGCTCAGTTTTTCGTTCAAGCCGCCAGCAAATGGAGAAAACGGCGCAGCCGGCGCAGGCGGCAGCAATACGGTGAATAGCGGCGGGGACGGCAGTGGAAACAGCGCCGCGGACAGCGGTCTCGAACGCGCCGATCTCAACATCGGCCCGATTGCCGCGACCTATCTGCTGCGTGGCGAACCGCATCAAATGCCGAAAGTCGTGCGCGGCGCGATCGGCGTAAATCGGCCCGCGGACCTGCCTTCCGAAGGCGTCGCCGCCACGATCGATCTCGACACGCTCGATGCCGACGCCTGGCGCGCGCTCTTTATCCAGATGCGCAATGCGAACCAGGGCGTGGCGCCCGTGCCGCCGAGCGAGACGACCGCGCAATTCATCCCGAACCGCTTCGCGCTGCACATCGGCACGCTGACGCTGCTCAAGCGCCATTGGGAAAGCGTGGTGGTCGGCGCGTCGCATTACGACCGGACCTGGCAGGCGAACATCGCGTCGAACCAGGTGTCGGGCCACGTGTCGTGGCTGCCGGGCGCGACGCGCGAATCGCCGGGCACGCTGCAGGCGCGCCTCGCGCGCCTCGTGATTCCGGCCGCCACCGAAAACGATCTGCTCGGGCCGGCAATGCAGCAGCCCGCGCAGAACATGCCAAGCATCGACCTCGTCGTCAACGAACTGATCGTGCGCGGCCGCGACGTCGGCCGGCTCGAGGTCGACGCGCGCAATTTCGAGGAAGACGGCGTGCCGGTCTGGCAGCTCGACAAGCTCGACATCAGCAACCCGGCGGCAACTTTCACGGCCACTGCGAACTGGCGCACGCTGCGCGACTACGGCGCGGTCACCGACCAGAGCACGCCGCGCCGCACGGCGGTCGATTTCAAGCTCGACGTGAAAAATGCGGGCGAGCTGCTCGAACGCGCCGGTCTGCCGCGCACGCTGAAAGACGGCGAAGGCTCGCTGTCGGGCAAGCTGACGTGGCTAGGCGGTCCGACACGAATCGACTACTCGACGCTCGACGGCAATCTGGCGGTCGATCTGCGCCACGGGCAGATTCTGAAAGTCGACCCCGGCGTGGCGAAGCTGCTCGGCGTGGTGAGCCTGCAAAGCCTCGCGCGCTTCGCCACGCTCAACTTCCGCGATGTGATCGGCGAAGGATTGCCGTTTTCGAGCGTCACGGGCACCAGCGAAATTACCGACGGCGTCGGCCGCACGAACAACTTCAAGCTGGTGACCGCACCGGCGCGCGCCGAGATGAGCGGCAGCGTCGACCTTGCGCACGAAACGCAGGATCTGAACGTGCGCGTGTTTCCGACCGTCAGCGTCGGCGCGGGCGTCGTCGCGGCGACGATCATCAATCCGCTGATCGGGCTCGGCGCGCTGGTCGGCGACATCGTACTGTCGCAGTCGCTCGAGCACGCGTTCGTACTCGACTATGCGATCACCGGATCGTGGGCGAAGCCTCACGTCGAGCGGGTCCACGGCGATCGCGGTAATATGAACAACGTACCCGCGGCGCAGGCGGCAGTGACCCAATAG
- the glnE gene encoding bifunctional [glutamate--ammonia ligase]-adenylyl-L-tyrosine phosphorylase/[glutamate--ammonia-ligase] adenylyltransferase gives MTDTTLLSSSYSNYACRAYAARPELAERVAALAAAPITRERIDARLDELCGLEVENRAAADASLTEEALKQALRQLRIDVFCAVMERDLAGQADVAEVTGTMTDLAEATIQRALAVLSAELEAQFGEPRGPDGERLTLGVVGMGKLGGRELNVSSDIDLIFVYEDDGETAGGQRAAIATQEYFTRLGKRLIAALAEVTSDGYVFRVDMRLRPNGDSGPLVCSLGMLEEYFYVQGREWERYAWIKGRLVSEPASAEARRLAKLLDAIVMPFVYRRYLDFGVIGAIRALHLQIRQEAQRRASMRPDQADDIKLGRGGIREIEFSAQVFQLIRGGQDSGFRIRPTLAVLRHAHSRGLIATPVCEALTDAYRFLRELEHRLQYRNDAQTHAMPVDDGERASLAQSMGFADYAALMATLDAHRERVEQQFDQIFADKANGEGGRAAHDDGAAAWVWSTALADDSAGDALAARLVELGIAEPQALLARMQAVWNSSRYTGLPERSRERFDIVAQRTLEAARRLEPPERRGDTVARVFDLLEAVSRRGAYLALLTEYPQALHRVLSVLGVSRWAAGYLIRHPQLLDELLDDEAMASPFDWAEFKRTLRLRLAAADGVEQQMDLLRHAHQAEVFRILLIDLAGKLSVEHVSDRLSELADAVLDVTIEAVWNQLAKRHRDVPRFAIIAYGKLGGKELGYASDLDLIFLYDDPADVAPDVYATFTRRLISWLTTATGAGTLFDIDLRLRPNGESGLLVTDLDAFRRYQLREGDAANTAWVWEHQALTRARYCAGDTQIGARFEAIREQVLTMPREAAPLMKEIVEMRERVEAGHPNRTPLFDLKHDRGGMVDIEFTVQYWVLLHAARDPELIRNTGNIALLREVSRFGLMSGDEAETVGAAYRRYRKLQHQLRLDGMEKARVETETVSAEREAVLQLWKRVFG, from the coding sequence ATGACCGATACGACGTTGTTGAGTTCCAGCTATTCGAATTACGCCTGTCGCGCGTATGCGGCGCGGCCTGAACTGGCGGAGCGCGTCGCGGCACTGGCGGCGGCGCCCATTACGCGCGAGCGGATCGACGCGCGCCTGGATGAACTGTGTGGACTGGAGGTTGAAAATCGCGCGGCCGCTGACGCATCGCTGACCGAAGAAGCACTGAAACAGGCGCTGCGGCAGTTGCGTATCGACGTGTTTTGCGCCGTGATGGAGCGCGATCTTGCCGGTCAAGCGGACGTCGCCGAAGTCACCGGCACGATGACCGACCTCGCCGAAGCCACGATCCAGCGCGCGCTCGCCGTGTTGTCGGCCGAACTCGAAGCGCAGTTCGGCGAGCCGCGCGGCCCGGACGGCGAGCGGCTCACGCTCGGCGTGGTCGGCATGGGCAAGCTGGGCGGTCGCGAGCTGAACGTGTCGTCGGATATCGATCTGATCTTCGTCTACGAAGACGACGGCGAGACGGCCGGCGGCCAGCGCGCCGCGATCGCGACGCAGGAATACTTCACGCGGCTCGGCAAGCGGCTGATCGCCGCGCTCGCCGAAGTGACGAGCGACGGCTACGTGTTTCGCGTCGATATGCGGCTGCGGCCGAACGGCGATTCGGGGCCGCTCGTATGCAGCCTCGGCATGCTCGAAGAGTATTTCTATGTGCAGGGGCGCGAGTGGGAGCGCTATGCGTGGATCAAGGGGCGTCTCGTGTCCGAGCCGGCCAGCGCCGAGGCGCGGCGCCTCGCGAAGCTGCTCGACGCGATCGTGATGCCGTTCGTCTATCGCCGCTATCTCGACTTCGGCGTGATCGGTGCGATTCGCGCGTTGCATCTGCAGATTCGCCAGGAAGCGCAGCGCCGTGCGTCGATGCGGCCGGACCAGGCCGACGACATCAAGCTTGGCCGCGGCGGCATACGCGAAATTGAATTTAGCGCACAAGTGTTTCAACTGATCCGTGGCGGCCAGGACTCGGGCTTCCGGATCCGGCCGACCCTCGCGGTGCTGCGTCATGCCCACTCGCGCGGGCTGATTGCGACGCCGGTCTGCGAGGCGCTCACCGATGCTTACCGCTTTCTGCGCGAACTCGAACACCGGCTGCAATACCGCAACGATGCGCAGACGCATGCGATGCCGGTCGACGACGGCGAGCGCGCGAGTCTCGCGCAGTCGATGGGCTTTGCCGACTACGCCGCGTTGATGGCGACGCTCGATGCGCACCGCGAGCGCGTCGAGCAGCAGTTCGATCAGATCTTTGCCGACAAGGCGAACGGCGAAGGCGGGCGCGCTGCGCACGACGACGGCGCGGCCGCGTGGGTGTGGAGCACCGCGCTTGCCGACGACAGCGCCGGCGACGCGCTGGCCGCGCGGCTCGTCGAACTGGGCATTGCGGAGCCTCAAGCGCTGCTGGCACGGATGCAGGCCGTGTGGAACTCGTCGCGCTACACGGGGCTGCCCGAGCGAAGCCGCGAGCGCTTCGACATCGTCGCGCAACGCACGCTCGAAGCGGCGCGCAGGCTCGAGCCGCCGGAGCGGCGTGGCGACACCGTCGCGCGTGTATTCGATCTGCTTGAGGCGGTGAGCCGGCGCGGCGCGTATCTCGCGCTGCTCACCGAGTATCCGCAGGCGTTGCATCGGGTGCTGTCGGTGCTCGGCGTATCGCGCTGGGCGGCCGGTTACCTGATCCGCCATCCGCAGCTGCTCGACGAACTGCTCGACGACGAAGCGATGGCGAGCCCGTTCGACTGGGCCGAGTTCAAGCGCACGCTGCGCCTGCGACTCGCGGCGGCGGATGGCGTCGAACAGCAGATGGACCTGCTGCGGCACGCGCACCAGGCGGAGGTGTTCCGCATTCTGCTGATCGATCTGGCCGGCAAGCTCAGTGTCGAGCATGTGAGCGACCGCCTGTCCGAGCTCGCCGACGCGGTGCTCGACGTCACCATCGAAGCGGTCTGGAATCAGCTCGCGAAGCGCCACCGCGATGTGCCGCGGTTCGCGATCATCGCGTACGGCAAGCTCGGCGGCAAAGAGCTCGGCTACGCATCGGATCTCGATCTGATCTTTTTGTACGACGATCCGGCCGACGTCGCGCCCGATGTCTATGCGACGTTCACGCGCCGGCTGATCTCGTGGCTCACGACCGCGACCGGCGCCGGCACGCTGTTCGACATCGATCTGCGCTTGCGGCCGAATGGCGAATCAGGGCTGCTCGTCACGGATCTCGATGCGTTCCGCCGCTATCAGCTGCGCGAAGGCGACGCGGCGAATACCGCATGGGTCTGGGAGCATCAGGCGCTGACGCGCGCGCGCTATTGCGCCGGCGACACGCAGATCGGCGCGCGCTTCGAGGCGATCCGCGAACAGGTGCTGACGATGCCGCGCGAAGCGGCGCCGCTGATGAAGGAAATCGTCGAGATGCGCGAGCGCGTCGAGGCCGGTCATCCGAATCGCACGCCGCTTTTCGACCTGAAGCACGACCGCGGCGGGATGGTCGATATCGAGTTCACGGTGCAGTACTGGGTGCTGCTGCATGCGGCGCGCGATCCGGAGCTGATCCGCAATACCGGCAATATCGCGTTGCTGCGCGAGGTGTCGCGGTTTGGGCTGATGAGCGGCGACGAAGCGGAGACGGTCGGCGCCGCTTACCGGCGGTACCGGAAGCTGCAGCATCAGTTGCGGCTCGACGGCATGGAGAAGGCGCGGGTCGAGACGGAAACGGTCAGCGCGGAGCGGGAAGCGGTGTTGCAGCTTTGGAAGCGGGTGTTTGGGTAA